The Chryseobacterium indicum genome includes a window with the following:
- a CDS encoding MFS transporter, producing MKNFNIKAVLFLNYFVFAILLNSVGTVILQMQQNFGISKSSASVLEGFKDLPIAICSFILASFLPKIGIKRSMLIALLLVSCMCFVMPFANAFWFFKLLFTIVGVSFALIKISVFTSIGLVTDSDKEHSSFMGYLEGFFMIGVLMGNVLFSLFIDDHNPRSTHWLNVYWVLGGISTLSFLFLFFTKLDEHEARSEKTDLLGDLKNSVSLFSYKKVLFFLLCAFLFVLVEQSFQTWTPTFYKEILKVPTSMSIQAGAVLAGAFALGRFLSGFFSKKFSWIYVVSFCVVGFAISILLVLPLTHNISINAGTTWLNAPLVVYLFPLMGGLLAPIYPSINSVILASIPKYLHSAMSGLIVVFSAIGGTIGSIITGFVFQEFSGQQAFYLSLIPLSLLIISVVIMNKLKINPKK from the coding sequence ATGAAAAATTTCAATATTAAGGCAGTTTTATTTTTAAATTATTTTGTTTTTGCCATTCTTCTGAATTCTGTAGGAACGGTAATTTTACAGATGCAGCAAAACTTCGGGATTTCCAAATCTTCAGCCAGCGTTCTGGAGGGTTTTAAAGATCTGCCGATTGCGATCTGCTCTTTCATTCTGGCTTCGTTTTTACCTAAAATAGGAATCAAAAGATCGATGCTGATCGCCTTGCTTTTGGTGAGCTGCATGTGTTTCGTAATGCCTTTTGCCAATGCGTTTTGGTTTTTCAAATTATTGTTTACGATTGTCGGGGTTTCTTTTGCGTTAATTAAGATTTCCGTTTTCACTTCTATTGGTTTGGTAACGGATTCAGATAAGGAACATTCAAGTTTTATGGGTTATCTGGAGGGTTTTTTTATGATCGGCGTATTAATGGGAAATGTTTTATTCAGCTTATTCATAGATGACCATAATCCGAGATCAACCCATTGGCTGAATGTGTATTGGGTTTTGGGAGGGATTTCCACACTTTCATTTTTGTTTTTATTCTTCACAAAATTAGATGAACATGAAGCGAGAAGCGAGAAAACGGACTTGCTTGGAGATCTAAAAAACAGTGTGAGTTTATTCAGTTATAAAAAAGTTCTGTTCTTTTTACTGTGTGCTTTCCTTTTTGTTTTGGTAGAGCAGAGTTTCCAGACATGGACACCGACTTTTTACAAAGAGATTTTAAAAGTTCCGACTTCCATGAGTATTCAGGCGGGAGCGGTTTTGGCAGGAGCTTTCGCACTGGGGAGATTCTTATCAGGATTCTTCTCTAAAAAGTTCAGTTGGATCTACGTGGTTTCTTTTTGTGTGGTAGGTTTTGCCATAAGTATTTTATTGGTTCTGCCATTAACTCACAATATTAGTATTAATGCAGGAACAACCTGGTTAAATGCTCCGTTGGTTGTTTACTTATTTCCATTGATGGGCGGTCTTTTGGCTCCGATTTATCCAAGCATCAATTCGGTGATCTTAGCATCCATTCCGAAATATTTACACAGCGCAATGTCGGGTTTAATTGTGGTTTTCTCTGCAATCGGAGGAACCATCGGATCGATTATTACAGGTTTTG